The following coding sequences are from one Pigmentibacter sp. JX0631 window:
- a CDS encoding TIGR04552 family protein — protein MKEIQNQLANKGLTENYLSSINSPWNIPWQEFEVILGIKNSYSQRNLNFQTIAQAEVFLKNCGFDLSNQLHVKQFEQFFGESIFFIRHVLFTEQEREKLVLPSQIIHINNPCELLINASSFDPRKRYLRLWCCSILKVMYAISNLQYSGRLHIIDDAREQIFKRIKNILQPSHHTSHSEPIVCQFKNAVIHLNKVEWKEAKTRTSIVLKLLHKPDSIVDEVFDYLGVRFVVQNSNEIPLLLKLLIESDIIIPHQVVSIRTRNSLLNIRNPKKIISFLKDLNSCGTLTDHEFETMCKNMSWSSQANDENNKRSNTFSSQHYRSLQFTVRHLVRTPNPAYLVLESMTNQLRRYTGILRQEPWMESVIPQYFAHYFPIEIQMMDQESYEMAKFGPASHEQYKASQLKAVRERVLSNLLTFSSEKLTTQDI, from the coding sequence TTGAAAGAGATCCAAAATCAACTTGCAAATAAAGGCTTAACTGAGAATTATTTATCTTCCATCAATTCTCCATGGAATATTCCTTGGCAAGAATTTGAGGTTATTCTTGGGATAAAAAATTCCTATTCCCAACGCAATTTAAATTTTCAAACCATAGCACAAGCTGAAGTCTTTTTAAAAAATTGTGGTTTTGATCTATCAAATCAATTACATGTAAAACAATTTGAACAGTTTTTTGGAGAATCTATTTTTTTCATCCGCCACGTTTTATTTACTGAACAAGAGCGAGAAAAACTTGTTTTGCCTTCACAAATTATTCATATTAATAATCCATGTGAATTATTAATTAATGCAAGCTCTTTTGATCCAAGAAAAAGATACCTTCGTCTTTGGTGTTGTTCCATTTTAAAAGTAATGTATGCCATTTCTAATTTGCAATATAGTGGTAGACTCCATATTATTGATGATGCACGCGAGCAAATATTTAAAAGAATTAAGAATATTCTTCAACCTTCCCATCACACCTCTCATTCTGAACCCATTGTCTGTCAATTTAAAAATGCGGTAATTCATTTAAATAAAGTTGAATGGAAAGAGGCAAAAACAAGAACAAGCATCGTTTTAAAATTATTGCACAAGCCTGATAGTATTGTTGATGAAGTTTTTGATTATTTAGGAGTTCGTTTTGTAGTCCAAAATTCAAACGAAATTCCTTTATTATTAAAACTATTAATTGAATCAGATATCATCATACCTCATCAAGTTGTATCAATTCGAACGCGCAACTCTTTGCTCAATATACGGAATCCGAAAAAAATAATTAGTTTTTTAAAAGATTTAAATTCCTGTGGTACTTTAACTGATCATGAATTTGAAACGATGTGTAAAAATATGTCTTGGTCATCGCAAGCAAATGATGAAAATAACAAACGCTCCAATACTTTTAGTAGCCAACATTACCGTTCTCTTCAATTTACAGTAAGACATTTAGTCAGAACCCCAAATCCTGCATACCTTGTGCTAGAATCTATGACAAATCAATTAAGAAGGTATACTGGAATTTTAAGGCAAGAACCCTGGATGGAGAGTGTTATACCACAATATTTTGCTCATTATTTTCCTATTGAAATACAAATGATGGATCAAGAAAGCTATGAAATGGCTAAGTTTGGTCCTGCTTCACATGAGCAATATAAAGCTAGCCAGTTAAAAGCCGTAAGAGAAAGAGTATTAAGCAACTTGTTAACTTTTAGCTCTGAAAAATTAACGACACAAGATATTTAG